In Topomyia yanbarensis strain Yona2022 chromosome 2, ASM3024719v1, whole genome shotgun sequence, one DNA window encodes the following:
- the LOC131684684 gene encoding uncharacterized protein LOC131684684 isoform X5, with protein MDFTPLPTELEELIQCSCCHLPFNDTDAIPKLFSCRHYFCLKCVSQVLMKGTELYCVHCWKRTELSGSDMKPENLPTHSAILYLSQNLSMISSGSGNSSGTGSATGPGVCGTSGSCNKKPPDKSGTNGTSGIVSAGTVGLGNGNGSCSGSGTNGSSSTNGSLGIGSNSANTGGAIGSGKYRNKGENCMTHAMPNALWCLKCNIILCRACASTEEHRNHTVKTQAEARDQIRSDIASDLLLMQKSLSELQHFVFKQRDFLLKILEACTALKTQVETELINHLPTFEVAEIRSNLTKAKLFLSMLDQQSPAEAYKLYANLNIEKQRLQSKYQEMYLQCKLDDLIQHYGILFDFELIKQALSNLNTIDPISFGNGAIGGLGVSAGGTTINGHHNSILLLANYCISQLYSRHILTSKHHHQQQQSQHIDPSLNYAISSPSQATSAVPHSPNHSGLLGEPPGMSSQSQHSGSYASQLNDMAIIIAPPLHQQGSRTGADGNSSTRTSGSGSTYLSEILNGSALQHLHQHSGSSQHQPLTPPGHPLSSSSSSVVSLVPSSAQQQVQKQVQAAAVGSSLICNPSVHVYPIFYFNIEINGQPFGRILIEVRSDVAPKMAKNFGALCSGDLGFGYKGCSIFQCWENESIITGDFELNNGRGGRSVFEEGFFMPDDTKILAIRGSVGMRRSQKRHDNMGLVGSQFRIILREMRGFTGIFAFVVEGLELVEKISQAGDSAGKPQSNVMIVNCGKWQ; from the coding sequence ATGGACTTCACACCGCTGCCAACAGAGCTGGAGGAGCTGATACAGTGTAGCTGCTGTCATCTGCCGTTCAACGATACGGACGCCATCCCGAAGTTGTTTTCCTGTAGGCACTATTTCTGCCTGAAATGCGTCAGCCAGGTGCTTATGAAGGGCACTGAACTGTACTGCGTGCATTGCTGGAAACGGACGGAGCTCAGCGGATCGGATATGAAGCCGGAGAATTTGCCGACACACAGTGCAATACTTTATCTGTCGCAAAATTTGAGTATGATTTCAAGTGGTAGTGGCAATAGTTCGGGAACGGGCAGTGCAACCGGCCCGGGTGTGTGTGGAACTAGCGGCAGTTGCAATAAAAAGCCTCCCGACAAGAGTGGCACGAACGGGACTAGCGGGATAGTGTCCGCAGGAACGGTCGGGTTGGGCAATGGGAACGGAAGCTGTAGTGGAAGCGGAACGAATGGAAGTTCAAGTACAAACGGTAGCCTCGGAATAGGTAGTAATAGTGCGAATACGGGTGGCGCAATCGGTTCCGGAAAGTATAGAAATAAGGGCGAAAACTGTATGACACATGCGATGCCGAATGCGCTTTGGTGTCTGAAGTGCAACATAATTTTGTGCCGGGCATGTGCCAGCACGGAGGAACATAGGAATCACACCGTCAAGACGCAAGCCGAAGCTCGCGACCAGATTCGATCGGATATCGCCTCGGATCTGCTGTTGATGCAAAAGTCTCTCTCGGAGCTGCAGCATTTCGTATTTAAGCAGCGCGACTTTTTGCTCAAAATCCTAGAAGCCTGTACGGCGCTGAAGACTCAGGTCGAAACGGAACTGATCAACCATCTGCCCACGTTCGAAGTGGCAGAAATTCGAAGTAACCTTACGAAAGCGAAACTATTCCTTAGCATGCTCGATCAGCAATCGCCGGCGGAAGCGTACAAACTGTACGCAAATTTGAATATCGAAAAACAACGTTTACAGTCGAAATACCAGGAGATGTACCTGCAGTGTAAGCTAGACGATTTGATACAACACTACGGAATACTGTTTGACTTCGAACTGATCAAGCAGGCTCTCTCGAATTTAAACACGATCGATCCGATCTCCTTCGGGAACGGAGCCATCGGCGGCCTCGGAGTGTCCGCCGGAGGCACTACAATCAACGGACATCACAACTCGATACTGTTGCTTGCCAACTATTGCATTTCGCAGCTGTACTCACGCCACATTCTTACCTCAAAACATCATCACCAGCAGCAACAGTCGCAGCATATCGACCCTAGCCTGAACTATGCAATATCATCGCCCTCGCAGGCTACCTCGGCGGTTCCTCATTCACCGAATCACAGTGGGTTGCTTGGAGAACCGCCCGGTATGTCGTCACAGTCGCAGCACTCGGGAAGCTACGCGAGTCAATTGAACGATATGGCCATCATAATTGCTCCGCCTTTGCATCAACAGGGGAGCAGAACCGGTGCCGATGGCAATAGTTCGACGCGAACTTCCGGATCCGGGTCGACATATCTGAGCGAAATTCTGAATGGCAGCGCTTTGCAGCACTTGCATCAACATTCCGGTTCTTCCCAACATCAGCCGTTGACCCCACCCGGGCATCCGCTGTCATCGTCCTCTTCCAGCGTGGTATCACTAGTTCCTTCTTCCGCCCAGCAGCAGGTCCAGAAGCAAGTGCAAGCGGCCGCTGTAGGTTCCTCGCTCATCTGTAACCCATCCGTACATGTCTATCCGATCTTCTACTTCAACATCGAAATCAACGGTCAACCGTTCGGGCGGATCCTGATCGAAGTTCGAAGCGACGTGGCACCGAAAATGGCGAAAAATTTCGGCGCCCTGTGCAGCGGCGATCTCGGCTTTGGCTACAAAGGTTGCAGCATTTTCCAGTGCTGGGAGAACGAAAGCATCATCACCGGTGATTTTGAGCTCAACAACGGTCGGGGCGGTCGGTCGGTGTTCGAGGAAGGTTTCTTCATGCCGGACGACACCAAGATACTGGCGATCCGCGGTTCGGTCGGTATGAGACGGAGTCAGAAGCGTCACGACAATATGGGTCTGGTCGGTTCGCAGTTCCGAATCATCCTGCGGGAGATGCGCGGTTTCACCGGGATTTTCGCGTTCGTTGTCGAGGGTTTGGAACTGGTGGAGAAGATCAGCCAGGCAGGGGATTCGGCCGGTAAGCCGCAGAGTAACGTGATGATCGTCAATTGCGGTAAGTGGCAGTGA